Part of the Anaerobacillus alkaliphilus genome, TACTAAGTGAAGACGAGCCCACGCTTCGTGATAATCCAGTTTTACGAGAAGAAGCCATTATTCATCAAAAGGATGTTGAAATGCTACTACCTGCTAAGATTGGTGATTATACTGATTTTTACGCGTCAAAAGAACATGCAACCAATGTTGGTACGATGTTTCGAGGAAAAGAGAATGCGTTAATGCCTAACTGGACTCATTTACCTATTGGTTATCATGGTAGAGCAAGCTCGGTAGTCGTTAGTGGCACGGATGTACGCCGTCCTAGTGGACAAATGAAGCCACCAACAGCAGATGCTCCTATTTTTGGCCCAAGTAAACAATTGGACCTGGAACTAGAGATGGGTTGGTTTATAGGACCTGGGAATGAACACGGCAAGCCAATCGCAGTAGCCAGCGCAGAAGACCAAATCTTTGGACTCGTACTGGTCAATGATTGGAGTGCTCGTGATATCCAAGCCTGGGAGTATCAACCACTTGGACCATTTTTATCAAAGAGTTTCGCAACATCAGTTTCACCATGGATTGTTCCGCTAGAGGCACTTGAGCCATTCCGTGTAGCAGGTCCAACGCAGGACCCAACACCTATGCCGTATCTTCAAAAAGACGGCCCAAGCTCATTTGATATTAACCTCGAGGTTTACCTAAAAGGTGAGAAAATGGATGAAGCACAAAAAATTATTGGAACGAACTTTAGCTATCTCTACTGGAGCATGGCACAACAAATTAGCCATCATACAGTAACGGGCTGTAATTTACGTTCGGGAGATCTACTAGCATCAGGAACGATTAGTGGTCCTGAAAAAGAGCAACGAGGTTGTTTGCTAGAGCTTAGCTGGCGCGGGACGGAGCCAATTGAAATGAACAATGGTGAGGAGCGCGTTTGGTTAGAGGATGGAGATACGTTAACGATTACTGGTTGGTGCCAAGGTGATGGCTATCGAATTGGTTTCGGTGAGGTAACAGGGCGAGTTCTGCCGGCTTACGAGGAGTAAGGAACAGGAAAATCCAGGTTCCAATAGTGCTGTTTGGAACACAAACTATAATAATTCGTAAAACCAACACTCCAAAGGTTAACAAGTTATCACCACAACAGGGTGAAAAAATATAAAATGTTTGATGTATATAAGAGGGAGGGGGACAGAGCATGCCATTTTACAAACAAATGGGGCAAATCCCGCGGAAAAGACATACAATTTTTCGAAAAGAAGATGGTTCACTTTTTCGTGAACAAGTGATGGGGACAAAAGGATTTTCAGGCATCCAATCGATTCTATATCATCATAATCCACCGACAAGGATTATAAAATCAGATTTGCTAAAGGATTGCCGGATTCAATATGAAGAACAAAGCGATTTAGCACCGC contains:
- the fahA gene encoding fumarylacetoacetase, with the translated sequence MKSFIQVDPESHFPIQNLPYGVFRPLTGEDPRIGVAIGEYILDLAVIERAGLLRGVGIKEDIFNQPSLNEFMALGRTAWKNVRTQVQTLLSEDEPTLRDNPVLREEAIIHQKDVEMLLPAKIGDYTDFYASKEHATNVGTMFRGKENALMPNWTHLPIGYHGRASSVVVSGTDVRRPSGQMKPPTADAPIFGPSKQLDLELEMGWFIGPGNEHGKPIAVASAEDQIFGLVLVNDWSARDIQAWEYQPLGPFLSKSFATSVSPWIVPLEALEPFRVAGPTQDPTPMPYLQKDGPSSFDINLEVYLKGEKMDEAQKIIGTNFSYLYWSMAQQISHHTVTGCNLRSGDLLASGTISGPEKEQRGCLLELSWRGTEPIEMNNGEERVWLEDGDTLTITGWCQGDGYRIGFGEVTGRVLPAYEE